From the genome of Callithrix jacchus isolate 240 chromosome 7, calJac240_pri, whole genome shotgun sequence, one region includes:
- the RCC1 gene encoding regulator of chromosome condensation: MPPKRIAKRKSPPEDAIPKNKKVKVSHRSHSTEPGLVLTLGQGDVGQLGLGENVMERKKPALVSIPEDVVQAEAGGMHTVCLSKSGQVYSFGCNDEGALGRDTSVEGSEMVPGKVELQEKVVQVSAGDSHTAALTEDGRVFLWGSFRDNNGVIGLLEPMKKSMVPVQVQLDVTVVKVASGNDHLVMLTADGDLYTLGCGEQGQLGRVPELFANRGGRQGLERLLVPKCVMLKSRGSRGHVRFQDAFCGAYFTFAISREGHVYGFGLSNYHQLGTPGTESCFIPQNLTSFKNSTKSWVRFSGGQHHTVCMDSEGKAYSLGRAEYGRLGLGEGAEEKSIPTLISRLPAVSSVACGASVGYAVTKDGRVFAWGMGTNYQLGTGQDEDAWSPVEMTGKQLENRVVLSVSSGGQHTVLLVKDKEQS; this comes from the exons ATGCCACCCAAGCGCATAGCTAAAAGAAAGTCACCCCCAGAAGATGCCATCCCCAAAAACAAGAAGGTGAAGG TCTCACACAGGTCCCACAGCACAGAACCCGGCTTGGTGCTGACACTGGGCCAGGGCGATGTGGGCCAGCTGGGGCTGGGTGAGAAtgtgatggagaggaagaaacCGGCCCTGGTATCCATTCCAGAGGATGTTgtgcaggctgaggctgggggcatGCATACCGTGTGTCTAAGCAAAAGTGGCCAG GTCTACTCCTTCGGCTGCAATGATGAGGGTGCCCTGGGAAGGGACACATCAGTGGAGGGCTCGGAGATGGTCCCTGGGAAAGTGGAGCTGCAAGAGAAGGTGGTACAGGTATCAGCAGGAGACAGTCACACAGCAGCCCTCACCGAGGATGGCCGTGTCTTCCTCTGGGGCTCCTTCCGG GACAATAACGGTGTGATTGGACTGTTGGAGCCCATGAAGAAGAGCATGGTGCCTGTACAGGTCCAGCTGGATGTGACTGTGGTGAAGGTGGCCTCAG GAAACGACCACTTGGTGATGCTGACAGCTGATGGTGACCTCTACACCTTGGGCTGTGGGGAACAGGGCCAGCTAGGCCGTGTGCCTGAGTTATTTGCCAACCGTGGTGGCCGGCAAGGCCTTG AACGACTCCTCGTCCCCAAGTGTGTGATGCTGAAATCCAGGGGAAGCCGGGGCCACGTGAGATTTCAGGATGCCTTCTGTGGTGCCTATTTCACCTTTGCCATCTCTCGCGAGGGCCATGTGTATGGCTTTGGCCTCTCCAACTACCATCAGCTTG GAACTCCAGGCACAGAATCTTGCTtcataccccagaacctaacatCCTTCAAGAATTCCACCAAGTCCTGGGTGCGTTTCTCTGGTGGCCAGCACCATACAGTCTGCATGGATTCAGAAG gAAAAGCATACAGCCTGGGCCGGGCTGAATATGGGCGACTGGGCCTCGGGGAAGGTGCTGAGGAGAAGAGCATACCCACCCTCATCTCCAGGCTGCCTGCTGTCTCCTCAGTGGCTTGTGGGGCCTCTGTGGGGTATGCTGTGACCAAGGATG GTCGTGTTTTCGCCTGGGGCATGGGCACCAACTACCAGCTGGGCACAGGGCAGGACGAAGATGCCTGGAGCCCTGTGGAGATGACAGGCAAACAGCTGGAGAACCGTGTGGTCTTATCTGTGTCCAGCGGAGGCCAACATACAGTCTTATTAGTCAAGGACAAGGAACAGAGCTGA
- the RCC1 gene encoding regulator of chromosome condensation isoform X2 — MMEAETHLERLFQDRKMPPKRIAKRKSPPEDAIPKNKKVKVSHRSHSTEPGLVLTLGQGDVGQLGLGENVMERKKPALVSIPEDVVQAEAGGMHTVCLSKSGQVYSFGCNDEGALGRDTSVEGSEMVPGKVELQEKVVQVSAGDSHTAALTEDGRVFLWGSFRDNNGVIGLLEPMKKSMVPVQVQLDVTVVKVASGNDHLVMLTADGDLYTLGCGEQGQLGRVPELFANRGGRQGLERLLVPKCVMLKSRGSRGHVRFQDAFCGAYFTFAISREGHVYGFGLSNYHQLGTPGTESCFIPQNLTSFKNSTKSWVRFSGGQHHTVCMDSEGKAYSLGRAEYGRLGLGEGAEEKSIPTLISRLPAVSSVACGASVGYAVTKDGRVFAWGMGTNYQLGTGQDEDAWSPVEMTGKQLENRVVLSVSSGGQHTVLLVKDKEQS; from the exons ACTTTTTCAGGACAGGAAGATGCCACCCAAGCGCATAGCTAAAAGAAAGTCACCCCCAGAAGATGCCATCCCCAAAAACAAGAAGGTGAAGG TCTCACACAGGTCCCACAGCACAGAACCCGGCTTGGTGCTGACACTGGGCCAGGGCGATGTGGGCCAGCTGGGGCTGGGTGAGAAtgtgatggagaggaagaaacCGGCCCTGGTATCCATTCCAGAGGATGTTgtgcaggctgaggctgggggcatGCATACCGTGTGTCTAAGCAAAAGTGGCCAG GTCTACTCCTTCGGCTGCAATGATGAGGGTGCCCTGGGAAGGGACACATCAGTGGAGGGCTCGGAGATGGTCCCTGGGAAAGTGGAGCTGCAAGAGAAGGTGGTACAGGTATCAGCAGGAGACAGTCACACAGCAGCCCTCACCGAGGATGGCCGTGTCTTCCTCTGGGGCTCCTTCCGG GACAATAACGGTGTGATTGGACTGTTGGAGCCCATGAAGAAGAGCATGGTGCCTGTACAGGTCCAGCTGGATGTGACTGTGGTGAAGGTGGCCTCAG GAAACGACCACTTGGTGATGCTGACAGCTGATGGTGACCTCTACACCTTGGGCTGTGGGGAACAGGGCCAGCTAGGCCGTGTGCCTGAGTTATTTGCCAACCGTGGTGGCCGGCAAGGCCTTG AACGACTCCTCGTCCCCAAGTGTGTGATGCTGAAATCCAGGGGAAGCCGGGGCCACGTGAGATTTCAGGATGCCTTCTGTGGTGCCTATTTCACCTTTGCCATCTCTCGCGAGGGCCATGTGTATGGCTTTGGCCTCTCCAACTACCATCAGCTTG GAACTCCAGGCACAGAATCTTGCTtcataccccagaacctaacatCCTTCAAGAATTCCACCAAGTCCTGGGTGCGTTTCTCTGGTGGCCAGCACCATACAGTCTGCATGGATTCAGAAG gAAAAGCATACAGCCTGGGCCGGGCTGAATATGGGCGACTGGGCCTCGGGGAAGGTGCTGAGGAGAAGAGCATACCCACCCTCATCTCCAGGCTGCCTGCTGTCTCCTCAGTGGCTTGTGGGGCCTCTGTGGGGTATGCTGTGACCAAGGATG GTCGTGTTTTCGCCTGGGGCATGGGCACCAACTACCAGCTGGGCACAGGGCAGGACGAAGATGCCTGGAGCCCTGTGGAGATGACAGGCAAACAGCTGGAGAACCGTGTGGTCTTATCTGTGTCCAGCGGAGGCCAACATACAGTCTTATTAGTCAAGGACAAGGAACAGAGCTGA
- the RCC1 gene encoding regulator of chromosome condensation isoform X3, with protein MPPKRIAKRKSPPEDAIPKNKKVKGARAAAFFAASCCVPGAHSCQGACGPGPPDQKTRPVSHRSHSTEPGLVLTLGQGDVGQLGLGENVMERKKPALVSIPEDVVQAEAGGMHTVCLSKSGQVYSFGCNDEGALGRDTSVEGSEMVPGKVELQEKVVQVSAGDSHTAALTEDGRVFLWGSFRDNNGVIGLLEPMKKSMVPVQVQLDVTVVKVASGNDHLVMLTADGDLYTLGCGEQGQLGRVPELFANRGGRQGLERLLVPKCVMLKSRGSRGHVRFQDAFCGAYFTFAISREGHVYGFGLSNYHQLGTPGTESCFIPQNLTSFKNSTKSWVRFSGGQHHTVCMDSEGKAYSLGRAEYGRLGLGEGAEEKSIPTLISRLPAVSSVACGASVGYAVTKDGRVFAWGMGTNYQLGTGQDEDAWSPVEMTGKQLENRVVLSVSSGGQHTVLLVKDKEQS; from the exons ATGCCACCCAAGCGCATAGCTAAAAGAAAGTCACCCCCAGAAGATGCCATCCCCAAAAACAAGAAGGTGAAGG GTGCGAGAGCTGCGGCATTTTTTGCAGCCTCCTGCTGCGTTCCCGGCGCCCACTCCTGCCAAGGTGCCTGCGGCCCGGGCCCTCCTGACCAGAAAACCCGACCGG TCTCACACAGGTCCCACAGCACAGAACCCGGCTTGGTGCTGACACTGGGCCAGGGCGATGTGGGCCAGCTGGGGCTGGGTGAGAAtgtgatggagaggaagaaacCGGCCCTGGTATCCATTCCAGAGGATGTTgtgcaggctgaggctgggggcatGCATACCGTGTGTCTAAGCAAAAGTGGCCAG GTCTACTCCTTCGGCTGCAATGATGAGGGTGCCCTGGGAAGGGACACATCAGTGGAGGGCTCGGAGATGGTCCCTGGGAAAGTGGAGCTGCAAGAGAAGGTGGTACAGGTATCAGCAGGAGACAGTCACACAGCAGCCCTCACCGAGGATGGCCGTGTCTTCCTCTGGGGCTCCTTCCGG GACAATAACGGTGTGATTGGACTGTTGGAGCCCATGAAGAAGAGCATGGTGCCTGTACAGGTCCAGCTGGATGTGACTGTGGTGAAGGTGGCCTCAG GAAACGACCACTTGGTGATGCTGACAGCTGATGGTGACCTCTACACCTTGGGCTGTGGGGAACAGGGCCAGCTAGGCCGTGTGCCTGAGTTATTTGCCAACCGTGGTGGCCGGCAAGGCCTTG AACGACTCCTCGTCCCCAAGTGTGTGATGCTGAAATCCAGGGGAAGCCGGGGCCACGTGAGATTTCAGGATGCCTTCTGTGGTGCCTATTTCACCTTTGCCATCTCTCGCGAGGGCCATGTGTATGGCTTTGGCCTCTCCAACTACCATCAGCTTG GAACTCCAGGCACAGAATCTTGCTtcataccccagaacctaacatCCTTCAAGAATTCCACCAAGTCCTGGGTGCGTTTCTCTGGTGGCCAGCACCATACAGTCTGCATGGATTCAGAAG gAAAAGCATACAGCCTGGGCCGGGCTGAATATGGGCGACTGGGCCTCGGGGAAGGTGCTGAGGAGAAGAGCATACCCACCCTCATCTCCAGGCTGCCTGCTGTCTCCTCAGTGGCTTGTGGGGCCTCTGTGGGGTATGCTGTGACCAAGGATG GTCGTGTTTTCGCCTGGGGCATGGGCACCAACTACCAGCTGGGCACAGGGCAGGACGAAGATGCCTGGAGCCCTGTGGAGATGACAGGCAAACAGCTGGAGAACCGTGTGGTCTTATCTGTGTCCAGCGGAGGCCAACATACAGTCTTATTAGTCAAGGACAAGGAACAGAGCTGA